A single genomic interval of Candidatus Brocadia sp. harbors:
- a CDS encoding response regulator has protein sequence MDRGIKILVVDDDKDYNLYLTKFLSDEGYITRGITKPMDTLSTLEQEKFHIVILDLKMPQINGTELLKEIKSKYQNICVIILTGYPSFKTAVETMKLDAFDYLKKPFDLNDLRKALNNAQKTYCLVGSSKDRLKSSVGKKLKSLRKSKKITQKQLANRTGLSPSLLSQIENGQIAASLTTLDKLSASLNVKIAYFLDEEADESTAEIS, from the coding sequence ATGGATAGAGGGATAAAAATATTAGTCGTAGATGATGACAAGGACTATAATTTGTATTTAACGAAATTTCTATCTGACGAAGGATACATTACCAGGGGCATTACAAAACCGATGGATACCCTATCTACGTTGGAGCAGGAAAAGTTTCATATCGTTATACTGGACCTGAAAATGCCGCAAATAAACGGTACTGAATTACTCAAAGAAATAAAATCGAAATACCAGAATATTTGTGTTATCATATTGACTGGATATCCCTCATTTAAGACAGCAGTCGAAACGATGAAGCTCGACGCCTTTGACTACCTGAAAAAGCCGTTTGATTTAAACGATTTGAGAAAGGCACTGAATAATGCACAAAAGACGTACTGCCTCGTCGGAAGCTCAAAGGACAGGCTCAAAAGCTCTGTAGGGAAAAAACTGAAGTCGCTAAGAAAAAGTAAAAAAATTACGCAAAAACAACTGGCAAATCGTACCGGTTTGTCGCCAAGTTTGTTATCCCAGATCGAAAATGGACAAATTGCAGCCTCCCTTACCACCCTGGACAAATTATCTGCCTCACTTAATGTCAAAATAGCATACTTCCTGGATGAGGAAGCTGATGAATCCACAGCGGAGATTAGCTAA
- the rfaE2 gene encoding D-glycero-beta-D-manno-heptose 1-phosphate adenylyltransferase — MDKLLNIVSNLGSPRIMIIGDLMLDKYVWGEVKRISQEAPIPVINVSSEDVRPGGAGSVVNNLQTLGAQVFACGIIGDDTYGHTLLNLFKGMEVDTSGIVMDKSRPTILKMRFMGHLQTAGRGVQQLLRVDYEKTHVISAEIESQLTGYLNKNIPACDIILVSDMNKGLLSHSFLKTIVAICKKHKKTVIVDPKLMSDYSCYEGFTAMTPNRNETEIATGIKINDSDSLHRAGSKLVSGLSLEYCIITIDKDGMFLYHKNGSGKIIPTVPRAVFDVTGAGDMVLSMFGMIVGTGHSFEDAALLANVAAGIEVEKIGATPVSKGEIQSELMGGKSHLSSKIKDIEVLTGILNEHRKKNNKIVFTNGCFDILHIGHVEYLKFARKQGDLLVVGLNTDRSVKSQKGPSRPFVSEAERAKMLSALEDVAYVVLFDELTPLNLIKAVKPDVLVKGEDWRNAGAVGGEFVESYGGKVVFAPFVEGVSTTNIVSRILSRHNQIQNPKEAIGQTQ, encoded by the coding sequence ATGGATAAACTGCTCAATATTGTCTCAAACCTTGGTTCTCCCAGGATTATGATTATTGGCGATTTGATGCTCGACAAATATGTATGGGGTGAGGTAAAACGTATCTCGCAAGAGGCACCAATACCAGTTATTAATGTTTCTTCTGAAGACGTGCGGCCGGGAGGCGCTGGAAGTGTCGTTAACAACTTGCAGACATTGGGCGCACAGGTGTTTGCATGTGGGATTATCGGCGACGATACTTATGGACATACCCTTTTGAATCTTTTTAAGGGTATGGAAGTTGACACTTCAGGAATCGTTATGGATAAAAGCCGTCCAACTATCTTGAAAATGCGCTTCATGGGTCATTTACAAACTGCCGGAAGAGGAGTACAGCAGTTGTTGCGGGTTGATTATGAAAAGACCCATGTTATATCTGCGGAAATAGAGTCACAACTTACCGGTTATTTAAATAAAAATATACCTGCGTGTGATATCATCCTGGTTTCTGATATGAATAAAGGCTTGCTTTCTCATTCATTTCTGAAAACAATCGTAGCCATTTGTAAAAAGCATAAAAAGACCGTGATCGTGGATCCCAAACTCATGAGTGACTATTCCTGTTATGAGGGTTTCACCGCTATGACTCCCAACAGAAACGAAACAGAAATTGCCACGGGAATAAAAATTAATGATAGTGACAGTCTGCATCGTGCCGGAAGCAAACTTGTTTCGGGTCTTTCACTGGAGTATTGTATCATTACCATAGATAAAGATGGCATGTTCCTCTATCACAAGAATGGCAGTGGAAAGATCATACCAACTGTTCCGCGGGCTGTATTTGACGTGACTGGCGCCGGCGATATGGTACTCAGTATGTTTGGTATGATTGTCGGAACCGGTCATAGTTTTGAAGATGCCGCACTCCTTGCCAATGTAGCCGCAGGAATAGAAGTTGAAAAAATTGGTGCAACACCGGTTAGTAAGGGAGAAATCCAGAGTGAACTCATGGGTGGAAAAAGCCACCTGTCAAGCAAAATTAAAGACATAGAAGTACTTACGGGTATATTAAATGAACATAGAAAGAAAAATAATAAGATTGTTTTCACAAACGGTTGTTTTGATATCTTACACATTGGGCATGTCGAATACCTTAAATTTGCCCGGAAACAGGGCGATTTGCTTGTAGTAGGATTAAATACCGATCGGTCCGTCAAGAGTCAAAAAGGTCCTAGCCGTCCCTTTGTTTCCGAAGCAGAGCGTGCTAAAATGCTTTCTGCATTGGAGGATGTGGCTTACGTGGTACTTTTTGACGAACTCACCCCATTAAATTTAATTAAGGCCGTAAAACCGGACGTGCTGGTAAAGGGAGAAGACTGGAGAAATGCCGGGGCAGTAGGAGGGGAATTTGTAGAATCCTACGGGGGAAAGGTCGTCTTTGCCCCCTTTGTTGAGGGTGTTTCAACAACCAACATTGTTTCAAGAATACTGAGCAGGCACAACCAGATCCAAAATCCAAAGGAAGCAATTGGCCAAACTCAATAA
- a CDS encoding SIS domain-containing protein: protein MDDDIEIQLQDSIDTKKALLSTNLDVIREIADVLVKAFKNNNRLYLIGNGGSAADAQHIAGELIGRFKMNRRPLPAVALTTDTSVMTALANDFGYDTCFARQVEALANPGDVVLAFSTSGNSKGILSAVHIARNRGAITIGFTGKEGGLLKDAVDICLKIPSDNTPRIQECHITVGHILCSIIEKQIFGTVVT, encoded by the coding sequence ATGGATGATGACATTGAAATACAATTGCAGGACAGCATCGATACGAAAAAAGCGTTATTATCAACCAACCTTGACGTAATTCGAGAAATAGCCGATGTTCTTGTCAAGGCATTTAAAAACAACAACCGCTTATATCTCATTGGCAATGGGGGAAGCGCAGCAGATGCCCAGCATATTGCCGGGGAATTGATCGGAAGGTTCAAAATGAACCGGCGCCCCCTTCCCGCGGTTGCCTTAACTACGGATACTTCTGTAATGACCGCGCTTGCAAATGACTTTGGTTACGATACCTGCTTTGCCCGGCAGGTCGAGGCCCTGGCAAACCCAGGAGACGTTGTCCTGGCTTTCAGTACCAGCGGGAATTCAAAAGGCATCTTGAGTGCCGTTCACATTGCAAGAAATCGTGGCGCTATTACCATTGGGTTTACCGGAAAGGAAGGCGGCCTCCTAAAAGATGCCGTAGATATCTGCTTAAAAATTCCCTCAGACAACACACCACGAATACAAGAATGCCATATCACCGTTGGGCACATCCTGTGCTCCATTATCGAAAAACAAATTTTTGGAACGGTAGTTACATGA
- the gmhB gene encoding D-glycero-beta-D-manno-heptose 1,7-bisphosphate 7-phosphatase, whose translation MKKRKAVFLDRDGTIVVHEPYLSSPDQLKLLPNAAQGIRLFKEYGYLIIIVTNQSGIARGFFDEGRLMLIHKKLMGMLEEKGVSIDDLYYCPHHIEGIIECYKVDCDCRKPKPGMLLDAARKYHIDLTQSLMIGDSETDMLAGKNAGCKCVLIRNNHTDEISTVQMIGTDYIVKDLLEAASHVISKMSK comes from the coding sequence ATGAAAAAGAGAAAGGCTGTTTTCCTCGACCGGGACGGTACCATTGTCGTCCACGAACCTTACCTCAGTTCTCCGGATCAACTGAAACTATTGCCGAATGCCGCCCAAGGAATTCGTCTCTTCAAGGAATATGGTTATCTGATTATTATTGTTACAAACCAATCCGGTATAGCCAGAGGATTTTTCGATGAAGGACGTTTAATGCTAATTCATAAAAAATTGATGGGTATGCTGGAAGAGAAAGGGGTTTCCATTGACGACCTGTATTATTGTCCACATCACATCGAAGGAATCATAGAATGTTACAAAGTAGATTGTGATTGCAGAAAACCCAAGCCCGGGATGCTTCTTGATGCAGCCCGAAAGTACCACATAGATTTGACACAATCCCTGATGATCGGTGATTCAGAGACGGATATGCTGGCTGGTAAAAATGCAGGTTGCAAATGCGTATTGATAAGGAACAACCATACAGATGAGATAAGCACTGTCCAAATGATAGGCACTGATTACATTGTGAAAGACTTATTGGAGGCTGCGAGCCATGTTATATCAAAAATGTCTAAATAA